Sequence from the bacterium genome:
TGCCAGCGTGTTCGGCTCTATCGGCGCCGGCCTGTGGATCTCCGGCATCGGGCTGCCCACTCAGACCAGCCACACATCCACGGGGCCGGCGATCTATGCAGGTCTGAGCACGCGCACCTACCTGGGCAACATGACCAGTCTGCTCGCCGGATTCAAATACGTCTATCTCTTTCCCTCAGGAGGCGCCTTATATACCAAAGCGCGCTCGATGTGGCAGATCGGCATCGGTCTGACGGTTTTTTTGCATGCATGATGGTACATATTGACTTTTGTCCGGATAACCAGTATATTATCTTGGATTAAACGAGGAACCCGTGCATGAAGAGAGCGACCTTGGTTGGGTTGTCCCTGCTTTTCATCACCAATTCCGGAATGGGACAGTTGAATCGACGCTCCATGTCCCTGGACGCGAAGATGCGGCGGATGGGCCCGGAATACTATTTCGCCAAACCAATCTCCTTGATCGATATTCCGACAGCCAGCATTTTATTTCCCGGCGATATGAAGGGAAGCCTTCGTCTGTATGAAGAGGGCGGCATTCTAGCCAGTCTGGCGGTGGGCATCTCTACGCGCATGATGTTCGGCGCTTCCTTTGGAGCGGATCATGTCATCGGTGGACAAAAGATCCAATGGAACCGGGTTCCGGGGATTCGGCTGGCTTACCGCGTCAAGGAAGAGTCCATCAATCGACCGGCCTTGGTGCTGGGTCTCGATACACAGGGCTATGGCAAATACTGGAATGATCGGGATTATCCAGACTCCCTGGCGACGATGACAGGAACGCAACATCATCTGGATCGCTATACGATTAAATCAAAGGGCGTCTATTTGGTCGCATCGAAAAATGTGGATTCATTTTGGAACTTTAACATACATGCCGGGATCAATTACAGTCTGGAGCGCAGCGACAGGGATTCGGATCCCAATTTTTTTCTCGGAATGTACCTGCAGTTTACCCAAGAGCTGGCGGGCATCCTGGAATATGAGGCCGGATTCAATGATGATCGGCTGAGCACGGCCGCCAGCCGCCGCGGGTACCTCAACGCGGGCATCCGCTGGGCCTTTGAACCCAGCCTGTTTCTCGAGTTTGATTTCAAGAATCTGCTGTATAATCCTCGCGTTGGACGCGACTATACTCGTATTTTACGCATCGCTTATCATACGACGGTGTTTGACTGACCTGAAGGGAGCCATGAAACATACCAACAAGCTTACGCTTCTCTCTTTGTGCTTGATCGTGGGGGGCTGTTATACCACGTTCCGCCATCCGGATTTTTCTGCGAACGCGGACTCGGAGCACGACCAGATTGAGACAGAAGACGCCTCCTGCCGTTCTTGTCATGAACAGGCGGTATTCATCAACCCCGGCATGCCTGCCATGAAAATGAACGATTACGGCTGGCACTATTTCTACAACTCGGCCTGGTGGCAGGATGCTTACGGCTATGGTTCAGCAGAGGATCCGGACTTGATACCGTCGCCGACCAACACCCTGCCCCGCTATTATGACCGGCATGAAGGCTCACACGTCGGCACAACGCCTTCTTCTCCCACTTATTCAGCGCCTGCTTTGGGGAAAAAAGCGGACAGCCCTTCATCGACCGATGCCGGCTCGACAGAACAAGATCCCCGGCGCGATTTTGACCGTCGGACCGAGACCAAGAAATCGGAAAGCGAATCACGCCAACAAGTCGAACGTCAACCCAAACACGAATGACCTTATTGCGCAAATTTATCGGCCTGTTCCTGTTTGTCCTGTTGTTGCTCGTCGTCAGCCTCCTCTGCTTCGGTTATTATTCTCTCCATCGGATTGCTTCGGAAAAGCCTGGGGTACTGGCGGTCAGCGGACTTGACCAGCCAGTCGATATCAGACGAGATCTCTGGGGCATACCTCATATTTACAGCCAAACCGATCATGATCTTTTTTTCGCCATCGGCTTTGCCCAGGCCCAGGACCGCCTCTTTCAAATGGACTTGTTCCGTCGCGCCGCCTGCGGCACTCTATCAGAGATATTCGGCGAGCGCACGATGCCGCTGGATGAGTGGAGCCGGACCATGGGGCTTGTGCCGCTCAGCGATCGCCTGCTGGCCGCTCTGCCCTCCGAATCCCGCCGCTTGCTTGAGTCCTACAGCGCCGGGGTCAACGCCTGGCTGCAGAGCGATCCCCCGCAACCCCTTGAATGCACCCTGCTGCAGTATCGCGTCCAGCCCTGGCAGCCCCAGGAAAGTCTGGCCGTGCTGCGACTGTTCGGATGGTTGCTCAGCATGGGCTGGCATGTCGATCCAGTGTTGGGTGAAATCACTCAAAAAGTGGGCCGAGAAAAAATGCAGCGCCTAACTGGCGGCATATCGGCGGCCGTCGATCCAGCCGCTGCACAGGCCTTGGCCGGACTGGCGCCGCTGTTTCATGAAGTTTTGGGCTTTGCACCCAACGGCCTCGGCAGCAATGGCTGGGCGGTCTCCGGCTTTCGCAGCAGCAGCAGCGCTCCTCTGCTGGCCAATGACACCCATCTGCCCTTTCTCACCCCCTCGGTGTATTATCTGCTGCATCTGTCTTCTCCCGGTTATCAAGCCGTAGGCGCCTCTTTCCCCGGGTTGCCCGGCATCGTAGTGGGGCGCAACCGTCACATTGCCTGGGGCGTGACCCACGGCATGATAGACGATTTTGACTTTTACCAGCTCGCTGCAGACAGCCTGGACTCTGCAAAATTCATCTATAATGGTTCGGCATTGCAATACACTCTTCGTGAAGAGCGCGTGGCAATCAAGGGTGCGGCGGAAAAAAGGATTCGCATCCGGTCGACGCCCTGGGGGCCGTTGATGCCGGCCACCGCTTTTGCCCGTCATCCTCTGGCCATGCAGTGGTCCGGCTTTACGCTGAGCGATGAATGGACGGCTTTTCTGAAAATGATGACAGCCACGAACTGGTACGAATTCCGTGCCGCCTTGAGCACCTGCAAAACACCGGGCGAACATTTTATCTATGCCGACCGGTCGGGGCATATCGGCAGTCAACTGGCTGCCGCCGTGCCGCAGCGCAGTTTTGCCGGCTGTTTTGCTTCGGTGCCCGACTCTTTGGCACAACGACGTTGGCTGAGCGAGGTGCCGTTCACCAGCCTGCCGTCGCAGACAGATCCCGTCTCTGGTTACGTGGTTCATGCCAATCAGCGGCTCGGCAATAGCAGCGATCCATTTCCCCTTTCCGGATATTGGGAGCCGCCTTATCGCTATCAGCGCATCGTCGATCGTCTGGACAGTCTGCAGCGTCTTTCACTCAATGATATGAAGGCACTGCAGAACGATCTTTATAATGGACACGCCGCCTGGTTCGTGCCCCGGATCATCGCTTCGCTCTCCGGCTATTCCGCGCAATCCGATTCTCCAGAGCATTTGGCTAAGGAACTGCTGCACGGCTGGAATTATCAGCAGACGCAGGAGAGCATCGCTGCGCTGATCTATGAGATGACCTACCTGCAGGTCTTTCGCAATACGCTGGTCGATGAGCTGGGGGGAGATCTGCTCGACCGTTTTCTCGCATTACCGCATGTCAACGTCGCGCTTTTGGATGGATTGATTGCGCGCGGTGATTCCTCTTGGTTTGATGATGTCCACACGCCGGAAAAGGAAACGTGTCGGGAGATTCTGGCGAAAAGCTTTTTCAGCGCGGTTGATTCATTAAAAAAACAGCGCGGCGGTAATCTCGGCAACTGGACTTGGGGCGCTGTACATACGCTGTCGGGCTTTCATCCATTGGCTCTGCATCCGGTGGTCGGTAGATTTTTTGCTTTTCC
This genomic interval carries:
- a CDS encoding penicillin acylase family protein, yielding MRKFIGLFLFVLLLLVVSLLCFGYYSLHRIASEKPGVLAVSGLDQPVDIRRDLWGIPHIYSQTDHDLFFAIGFAQAQDRLFQMDLFRRAACGTLSEIFGERTMPLDEWSRTMGLVPLSDRLLAALPSESRRLLESYSAGVNAWLQSDPPQPLECTLLQYRVQPWQPQESLAVLRLFGWLLSMGWHVDPVLGEITQKVGREKMQRLTGGISAAVDPAAAQALAGLAPLFHEVLGFAPNGLGSNGWAVSGFRSSSSAPLLANDTHLPFLTPSVYYLLHLSSPGYQAVGASFPGLPGIVVGRNRHIAWGVTHGMIDDFDFYQLAADSLDSAKFIYNGSALQYTLREERVAIKGAAEKRIRIRSTPWGPLMPATAFARHPLAMQWSGFTLSDEWTAFLKMMTATNWYEFRAALSTCKTPGEHFIYADRSGHIGSQLAAAVPQRSFAGCFASVPDSLAQRRWLSEVPFTSLPSQTDPVSGYVVHANQRLGNSSDPFPLSGYWEPPYRYQRIVDRLDSLQRLSLNDMKALQNDLYNGHAAWFVPRIIASLSGYSAQSDSPEHLAKELLHGWNYQQTQESIAALIYEMTYLQVFRNTLVDELGGDLLDRFLALPHVNVALLDGLIARGDSSWFDDVHTPEKETCREILAKSFFSAVDSLKKQRGGNLGNWTWGAVHTLSGFHPLALHPVVGRFFAFPEIPAAGGNFTLCNATYIYQQPFKTFVGPCIRQLVDLSTQEYHVILYGGQSGHPFSRHYQDQKTLWRQGKLITLTLDPSAENRSIWTLFRLLPK